In Methylovirgula sp., a single genomic region encodes these proteins:
- the phaZ gene encoding polyhydroxyalkanoate depolymerase, which produces MLYRAYQAYSEASEPMRMMARAGLSLGPLFTGFSEATYGKHFTAALELISRTRLSHARPDYRVESVTIDGEKVPVHEDIAASLPFCNLVRFRKESALPLPKMLLVAPLSGHFATLLRETVRTLVRDHEVYITDWKNARDVPLSEGPFGFDDYVDYVIRCLELIGPGAHVIAVCQPCVQTLAAVSIMAEQRNPAEPRSMTLMAGPVDVRVNPSKVNELATSKPMQWFEDNLIAHVPDHLPGGGRRVYPGFVQLTAFVSMNPERHLKAHRDLYEHLSAGREAEAKAIMAFYDEYFAVLDLPAEFYLETVKTVFQDASLAKGELTYRGKKVNPRAIRRTALLTVEGERDDICSVGQTAAAHLLCDGLRPHLKRHHYQVGVGHYGTFSGRRWNGQIYPQIRNLVLAMN; this is translated from the coding sequence ATGTTGTACCGCGCATACCAGGCTTATTCGGAAGCCTCTGAGCCGATGCGGATGATGGCGCGCGCTGGCTTGAGCCTTGGCCCGCTGTTTACCGGCTTCAGTGAAGCCACTTACGGCAAACACTTCACCGCGGCGCTGGAATTGATTTCCCGCACCAGATTGTCGCACGCTCGGCCGGACTATCGCGTCGAGAGCGTGACGATCGACGGCGAGAAGGTGCCGGTTCACGAGGATATCGCCGCTTCGCTTCCCTTCTGCAACCTCGTGCGCTTTCGTAAAGAGAGCGCCCTACCGCTGCCGAAAATGCTGCTCGTCGCGCCCCTCTCCGGCCATTTCGCGACGCTGCTGCGTGAGACGGTGCGCACCCTGGTGCGCGACCACGAGGTCTATATCACCGATTGGAAGAACGCCCGTGACGTGCCTTTGTCGGAGGGGCCCTTCGGCTTCGACGATTATGTAGATTACGTCATCCGCTGTCTGGAGCTGATCGGCCCCGGCGCCCATGTCATCGCTGTCTGTCAGCCTTGCGTTCAGACCCTCGCCGCCGTCTCGATCATGGCCGAACAACGCAACCCCGCCGAGCCGCGCAGCATGACGCTGATGGCAGGCCCGGTCGACGTGCGCGTCAATCCGTCGAAGGTGAACGAGCTTGCGACGTCGAAGCCCATGCAATGGTTCGAAGACAATCTGATCGCCCATGTTCCGGATCACCTGCCGGGCGGTGGCCGACGGGTCTATCCGGGTTTCGTGCAATTGACCGCGTTCGTGTCGATGAACCCGGAACGCCATCTCAAGGCGCATCGCGATCTCTACGAACATCTCAGCGCCGGGCGCGAGGCCGAAGCCAAGGCGATCATGGCGTTCTACGACGAATATTTCGCCGTCCTCGATCTGCCGGCGGAATTTTATCTCGAGACGGTCAAGACCGTATTCCAGGACGCCTCGCTGGCAAAAGGCGAGTTGACCTATCGCGGAAAGAAAGTGAACCCGCGCGCCATTCGCCGCACGGCGCTTCTTACCGTTGAGGGCGAGCGGGACGACATCTGCTCTGTCGGCCAAACGGCCGCCGCGCATTTGCTCTGTGATGGTCTGCGGCCGCATCTGAAGCGCCATCATTATCAGGTCGGCGTAGGTCACTACGGCACATTCAGCGGCCGGCGCTGGAACGGCCAGATCTACCCGCAAATCCGCAATCTGGTTCTCGCAATGAATTGA
- a CDS encoding restriction endonuclease, producing the protein MTDAPTDKDEAYFIKLGEKGEWESECLRDGTLRFGYHATPHNLCLDDDWAAIRQIWMEKRGNRGVATRDVSQIRTFYEAPSDTLFITFSGGFLYWCKIGTSIELLPDASRIRRTVDGWHNTSVGGTLLTTDRLSGNLLKVQMFRGTICKVGPFDYLLRKLNDELSPEIVVAEEAESKLRSAIVGLMRLLTWQDFESLVDLVFSTSGWRRISRVGGTQKTVDIELMLPTTSQRAFVQIKSEARSSSLQDYSERFESTEAFDCMFFVWHSGNIDASEVSKRITLVGPAELARMVLDAGLLSWLREKVS; encoded by the coding sequence ATGACCGACGCGCCAACTGACAAGGATGAAGCTTATTTCATCAAGTTGGGCGAGAAAGGTGAATGGGAGAGCGAGTGTCTACGCGACGGAACGCTTCGATTTGGCTACCACGCCACGCCGCATAATCTTTGTCTCGACGACGATTGGGCAGCCATCCGGCAAATTTGGATGGAAAAGCGTGGGAACCGCGGCGTCGCCACTCGCGATGTCAGCCAGATACGGACCTTTTATGAAGCGCCGAGCGACACGCTCTTCATTACTTTTTCAGGCGGTTTTTTGTACTGGTGCAAAATTGGGACCTCGATTGAATTATTGCCTGATGCAAGTCGCATTAGACGCACTGTCGACGGATGGCATAACACGAGCGTCGGCGGAACGCTTCTAACCACGGATCGATTGTCTGGAAATTTGCTAAAGGTGCAAATGTTTCGCGGCACGATCTGTAAAGTTGGACCCTTCGATTACCTGTTGAGAAAACTTAACGACGAACTTTCTCCCGAGATTGTTGTTGCTGAGGAGGCCGAGAGTAAGCTTAGGAGCGCCATAGTCGGACTTATGCGCCTCCTCACTTGGCAAGACTTCGAGTCGCTCGTTGACTTAGTGTTCTCAACCAGCGGATGGCGTCGAATTAGTCGCGTTGGAGGGACGCAAAAGACCGTAGATATTGAACTTATGCTACCGACAACGTCACAACGCGCGTTTGTGCAAATTAAATCTGAAGCAAGGTCTTCCAGTCTCCAAGATTATTCGGAACGCTTCGAAAGCACCGAAGCTTTTGATTGCATGTTCTTTGTCTGGCACAGTGGAAATATTGATGCCAGCGAAGTTTCTAAACGAATTACTCTTGTAGGGCCTGCGGAGCTTGCTCGGATGGTACTGGATGCCGGCCTTTTGTCATGGCTACGCGAAAAGGTATCCTAG
- a CDS encoding tlde1 domain-containing protein, with product MTYWTYAPQDFASYGHKRGFFRKLLSEAAPGAVVLGLAVLAGAWIVYVHPDAQIKVVEMPAELPTLEAPTLLKPQLAQAVEVPAPAPHVAANVYSPFIDPTFSLKAARESFAESAPLAPTFGADPEAASPAQVAAMPTQVASVPLPPVEPQALTARIPGDEVASAQDETPAKDNVLPMTGDEDLAASAPLPPSSRTVASVPLPAPRPTGLEVPEAEDHARVAVRQAPQPPQQTAEVASEPPSPPPPHNSFFDKLFGGINHQGQALAYAETEDGVVEGTRPSAAVVPYDQYTAVYNISTHTVYLPNGRRLEAHSGLGDAFDDPHYVREKMRGPTPPGIYDLQPREQLFHGVAALRLLPVNGDPYGRVGLLAHRFMLGPRGDSNGCVSFRNYQAFLDAYRAGQVKRLVVVAGMN from the coding sequence ATGACATACTGGACTTACGCGCCGCAGGATTTTGCCTCGTACGGTCATAAACGGGGTTTCTTCCGCAAACTTCTTTCCGAGGCCGCGCCGGGCGCGGTTGTCCTTGGACTCGCGGTTTTAGCGGGCGCGTGGATCGTCTACGTACACCCCGATGCGCAAATAAAAGTCGTCGAGATGCCGGCCGAACTGCCGACTCTCGAAGCCCCTACACTCCTCAAGCCGCAACTTGCTCAGGCAGTTGAGGTTCCCGCTCCCGCCCCGCATGTCGCGGCGAATGTCTATAGCCCCTTCATCGACCCGACCTTTTCGCTGAAAGCCGCGCGGGAATCTTTTGCCGAGAGCGCGCCGCTGGCGCCGACCTTCGGCGCTGACCCAGAAGCCGCATCGCCGGCCCAAGTCGCCGCCATGCCGACGCAGGTCGCCTCGGTTCCGCTGCCCCCCGTCGAGCCGCAAGCCCTGACCGCGCGCATTCCAGGCGATGAAGTCGCCTCGGCGCAGGATGAAACCCCGGCGAAAGACAACGTCCTGCCGATGACGGGGGACGAGGATCTCGCCGCCAGCGCACCGCTGCCGCCCTCGTCGCGTACGGTCGCGAGTGTGCCGCTGCCGGCACCGCGCCCGACCGGTCTCGAAGTTCCCGAGGCCGAAGATCATGCCCGCGTCGCCGTTCGCCAGGCGCCGCAGCCCCCACAACAGACAGCCGAAGTCGCCTCAGAGCCGCCGTCACCGCCTCCGCCGCACAATTCGTTCTTTGACAAGCTCTTTGGTGGCATCAACCATCAAGGACAGGCGCTCGCCTATGCCGAAACGGAAGATGGCGTCGTCGAAGGCACGCGCCCGTCCGCGGCGGTCGTGCCTTACGATCAATATACGGCGGTCTATAATATCTCGACCCACACCGTTTATTTGCCGAACGGGCGCCGCCTTGAGGCGCATTCGGGCCTCGGCGACGCCTTCGACGATCCGCATTACGTACGCGAGAAAATGCGCGGACCGACACCGCCCGGCATCTATGATCTGCAGCCGCGCGAGCAACTCTTCCACGGTGTCGCGGCGCTGCGTTTGCTGCCGGTCAACGGCGATCCTTATGGCCGCGTTGGTCTCCTCGCTCACCGGTTCATGCTTGGGCCGCGCGGCGATTCCAACGGCTGCGTCTCCTTCCGCAATTACCAGGCCTTCCTCGATGCCTATCGCGCCGGCCAGGTCAAACGCCTGGTTGTCGTCGCCGGGATGAACTGA
- a CDS encoding alpha/beta hydrolase, translated as MMTRRTFAGAAAAMTATSLLPAGARAASLPRATNIVMVHGLFADGSCWSEVIARLQPKGLNVTSVQNPLTTLDAAVAETQKVLDRQDGPTVLVGHSFSGMIVTEAGVHPKVTALVYVAARAPDAGEDYPALAKKFPTPPASAGIVFDGDEGRLTEAAFLRDFAGDLPEAKAKVLYAVQEPFHKALLQGKTKHAAWRVKPSFYAVSTEDRTINPDLERFMAKRMKATTIELKSSHLSLISHPDAIADLILEAAGYV; from the coding sequence ATGATGACACGCCGCACTTTTGCCGGGGCCGCCGCGGCCATGACGGCTACCTCTCTGCTCCCGGCCGGCGCGAGAGCGGCGTCCCTCCCCCGCGCGACGAACATCGTCATGGTGCATGGCTTGTTCGCGGACGGCTCGTGCTGGTCGGAGGTGATCGCGCGGCTTCAGCCGAAGGGCCTGAATGTGACCTCGGTCCAGAATCCGCTGACGACGCTGGACGCCGCGGTCGCCGAAACGCAGAAAGTCCTCGACCGGCAGGACGGCCCGACGGTGCTCGTCGGCCATTCCTTCTCCGGCATGATCGTTACCGAGGCTGGCGTCCATCCGAAGGTCACGGCCTTGGTCTATGTCGCCGCGCGCGCGCCCGACGCCGGCGAGGATTATCCGGCGCTGGCGAAGAAATTTCCGACGCCGCCAGCTTCGGCCGGCATTGTTTTCGATGGTGATGAGGGCCGACTGACGGAAGCGGCGTTCCTGCGGGATTTCGCCGGCGATCTGCCGGAGGCGAAAGCCAAGGTGCTTTACGCCGTGCAGGAGCCGTTTCATAAGGCTTTGCTGCAAGGAAAGACCAAACACGCCGCCTGGCGCGTGAAGCCGAGCTTCTACGCCGTCTCGACCGAGGACCGGACGATCAACCCCGATCTCGAACGCTTCATGGCAAAGCGGATGAAGGCGACGACAATCGAGCTGAAGTCGAGCCATCTGTCGCTGATCTCGCACCCCGACGCCATCGCCGATCTCATTCTGGAGGCGGCGGGATACGTTTAG
- a CDS encoding type II toxin-antitoxin system HicA family toxin — MAPQFDKPLRDLLREAGCVLVRQGKGSHEIWHSPITQRNFPVPIGIPSRHTANAILRQAGLAKAF, encoded by the coding sequence GTGGCACCGCAATTTGATAAGCCGCTACGCGATTTGCTGCGCGAAGCAGGCTGCGTGCTCGTTCGGCAAGGCAAAGGCAGCCATGAAATCTGGCACAGCCCGATTACGCAGCGAAACTTTCCAGTGCCAATAGGCATTCCGAGCCGCCACACGGCCAATGCAATTCTGCGCCAAGCGGGATTGGCCAAGGCCTTTTGA
- a CDS encoding cupin domain-containing protein, with product MTEGHAAVLEKDFVPPKEHETEFSHVKPGDTEFKGSGLRDFFLYRDLGVAKATKGQVIAHLVKANMPPTTGTGWHKHIADFQIVIMTKGWARFMYEDKETLVEAGDVVHQRPGITHYLFDYSPDMEYLEIVGPADFGTVEAPAAAEVPAPTPWK from the coding sequence ATGACAGAGGGACATGCTGCCGTTTTAGAAAAAGATTTCGTGCCGCCAAAAGAGCACGAAACCGAGTTCTCGCACGTCAAACCGGGTGACACCGAGTTCAAGGGGTCGGGCCTGCGTGACTTCTTCCTTTATCGCGACCTCGGCGTCGCCAAAGCGACAAAGGGCCAGGTGATCGCGCATCTGGTCAAGGCGAATATGCCGCCGACCACCGGCACGGGCTGGCATAAGCACATCGCCGATTTCCAGATCGTCATCATGACGAAAGGCTGGGCGAGATTCATGTACGAGGACAAGGAAACGCTCGTCGAGGCTGGCGATGTCGTGCACCAGCGTCCCGGCATCACGCATTACCTGTTCGATTATTCGCCGGACATGGAATATCTCGAAATCGTCGGCCCGGCGGATTTCGGCACTGTCGAGGCGCCCGCCGCGGCCGAGGTGCCGGCACCGACCCCGTGGAAATAG
- a CDS encoding glutathione S-transferase family protein: MSRPVLTISSKNYSSWSLRGWLLCQLAGLEVEEQVISLDDPSNRAELLLLAPSVLVPRLSEGDVSVWDTLAIAEYLAERNPEAGMLPKDKAARAHCRSISGEIHSGFHNLRSALPMNLKAQHSHFKVFAGAQPDIDRVQTIWQECLTRWGGPFLYGATPTIADAMYAPVATRFLTYGVPLNPAAKAYCATIMDWPPMQAWVADAKAEPEEMAELEVEF; this comes from the coding sequence ATGTCGCGTCCCGTTCTCACCATCTCAAGCAAAAACTACTCCTCTTGGTCCCTCCGCGGCTGGCTGCTGTGCCAACTCGCCGGATTAGAGGTTGAAGAGCAGGTCATCAGCCTCGACGATCCGTCGAACCGGGCCGAATTGCTGCTGCTGGCGCCGTCGGTGCTGGTGCCGCGGCTGTCCGAGGGCGACGTGAGCGTGTGGGACACGTTGGCGATCGCCGAATATCTCGCGGAGCGAAACCCGGAAGCGGGCATGTTGCCCAAAGATAAGGCGGCGCGCGCGCATTGCCGTTCGATCTCGGGTGAAATCCATTCCGGCTTTCATAATCTCCGCTCGGCCCTGCCGATGAACCTGAAAGCCCAACACTCGCATTTCAAAGTCTTTGCCGGCGCGCAGCCAGACATCGACCGCGTGCAAACGATCTGGCAGGAATGCCTGACGCGGTGGGGCGGCCCATTTCTTTATGGCGCGACGCCGACCATTGCGGACGCGATGTACGCGCCCGTCGCGACGCGATTCCTTACCTATGGGGTCCCGCTCAACCCGGCCGCCAAAGCCTATTGCGCGACGATCATGGATTGGCCGCCGATGCAGGCGTGGGTCGCCGACGCCAAGGCCGAACCCGAGGAAATGGCCGAACTCGAAGTCGAATTCTGA
- a CDS encoding DUF1902 domain-containing protein → MSKPVIFTISSVWDDEAKVWSGHCDDVPAAADAPTLDELLAKISAMTLDLLPDNHPGIDPKDVFLQITALREAEPAMA, encoded by the coding sequence ATGTCAAAGCCGGTGATCTTTACGATTTCCTCTGTTTGGGACGATGAGGCGAAAGTCTGGAGCGGGCATTGCGACGATGTTCCGGCAGCCGCCGATGCGCCGACGCTCGACGAGCTGTTGGCTAAGATTTCTGCAATGACGCTGGATCTGCTGCCGGATAATCACCCCGGCATCGATCCGAAGGACGTGTTTCTGCAAATCACCGCCCTGCGCGAAGCTGAGCCGGCGATGGCCTGA
- a CDS encoding MFS transporter codes for MQEQALPANSSTARSLRDLAADPRIRAMLGLGFSSGIPFLLVYITQSAWLSEANVPLGIVGLMSELTLAYKFKFVWAPFLDQYDAPIFSRLLGRRRGWIIVSQIGVALALAGVAFGNPAHWLAWTIVFSLTLGFAGATQDIVIDGWRITVAPPERAGLMSSWSEIGWRIGNLVSGAGALYLADAYGWRAAYLCMAACMGPGMIAALMAPEPPSDLKAHVAQGNFVETIFTPIKELLTRLGTMGIPILLLVAGFRMPGYVSSAMAFPLFKHLHYSDSDIATVTKLFGFWVALGGTFLAGLVITRIGIMATLLIGTVFASASHLALAYLAARGGHGHDFWLFATTVSIDSFAYAFASIVLITYMSTLTSTAFAASQYALLTSLCALPGSFLAGTSGFIIDRLGFTNFFVATSFIGAPVALLAWYVWRKHLIEKVEAAA; via the coding sequence ATGCAGGAACAAGCTCTCCCCGCAAATTCGTCAACCGCGCGGTCGCTGCGCGATCTCGCCGCCGATCCGCGCATCCGCGCCATGCTCGGGCTCGGCTTCAGCTCAGGCATCCCGTTTCTGCTCGTCTACATCACGCAATCGGCGTGGCTGTCGGAAGCCAACGTGCCGCTCGGCATTGTCGGCCTGATGAGCGAACTGACGCTCGCCTATAAGTTCAAATTCGTCTGGGCGCCGTTTCTCGATCAATATGACGCGCCGATCTTCAGCCGCCTTCTCGGCCGCCGGCGCGGCTGGATCATCGTTTCGCAGATCGGCGTCGCTCTTGCGCTCGCCGGCGTCGCCTTCGGCAATCCGGCGCATTGGCTCGCCTGGACGATCGTCTTCTCGCTGACGTTGGGTTTTGCCGGCGCGACGCAGGATATCGTTATCGACGGCTGGCGCATCACCGTCGCGCCGCCGGAACGCGCTGGCCTCATGTCGTCATGGTCGGAGATCGGCTGGCGCATCGGCAATCTCGTCTCCGGCGCTGGCGCGCTTTACCTCGCCGATGCCTATGGCTGGCGCGCGGCCTATCTCTGCATGGCGGCCTGCATGGGGCCGGGCATGATCGCCGCGCTCATGGCGCCGGAGCCGCCGTCCGATCTCAAAGCGCATGTCGCGCAGGGCAATTTCGTCGAGACGATCTTCACGCCGATCAAGGAATTGCTCACGCGGCTTGGGACGATGGGTATCCCGATCCTGCTGCTCGTCGCTGGTTTCCGCATGCCCGGCTATGTGTCGAGCGCGATGGCATTCCCTTTGTTCAAACACTTACACTATTCGGATTCGGATATCGCCACGGTCACGAAGCTTTTCGGCTTCTGGGTCGCGCTGGGCGGCACATTCCTCGCGGGCCTCGTCATCACGCGCATCGGGATCATGGCGACGCTGCTCATAGGGACGGTGTTCGCCTCGGCCTCGCATCTGGCGCTCGCCTATCTCGCGGCGCGCGGCGGCCACGGCCATGACTTCTGGCTCTTCGCCACGACAGTAAGCATCGACAGTTTTGCCTATGCGTTCGCCTCGATCGTGCTCATCACTTACATGTCGACGCTGACCTCGACCGCATTTGCGGCGAGCCAATATGCGCTTCTGACGTCGCTTTGCGCGTTGCCCGGCAGTTTTCTCGCCGGCACGTCAGGCTTCATCATCGATCGATTGGGCTTCACCAACTTCTTCGTCGCGACATCGTTCATCGGTGCGCCCGTCGCGCTGCTTGCCTGGTACGTTTGGCGGAAACATCTGATCGAGAAGGTCGAGGCCGCAGCCTAA
- a CDS encoding LssY C-terminal domain-containing protein, protein MRHLIRLLQRVAILALGAFAVWLIVFVIFRFAHQKLPLILAFSATYLAAAYVILPYAVRMGLKIQHRKHVPRYTITGDGLPGDPVNLALVGDLAQLRAAFAAAGWSGADPLDLKSSWGMVRAFVFNRPYPTAPFSPLYLFGRSLDMGFQQAIGDSPRKRHHVRFWAKSLAETQAEVTSSRFWLNKDRPDENERVIWLGAATRDTGFSLTRMTFQITHATDSDTNAERTYIIGALAACGTIGDTMLYKAGQHLPVNHYVTDGDVALAELTPT, encoded by the coding sequence ATGCGACACCTGATCCGCCTCTTGCAGCGCGTAGCGATTCTGGCTCTCGGCGCCTTCGCGGTCTGGCTGATCGTCTTCGTCATCTTCCGTTTCGCGCATCAGAAACTGCCGCTGATCCTCGCGTTCAGCGCGACCTATCTCGCGGCGGCTTATGTCATCCTGCCCTATGCCGTTCGCATGGGGCTGAAAATCCAGCATCGCAAGCATGTGCCGCGCTACACGATCACGGGCGATGGCTTGCCGGGCGATCCGGTCAATCTGGCGCTCGTTGGCGATCTGGCGCAGCTTCGCGCGGCTTTTGCCGCCGCCGGATGGTCGGGCGCGGACCCTCTCGACCTCAAGTCTTCGTGGGGCATGGTCCGGGCGTTCGTTTTCAATCGACCCTATCCCACGGCGCCGTTCAGCCCGCTCTATCTTTTCGGCCGCAGCCTGGACATGGGCTTCCAGCAGGCAATCGGCGATAGTCCGCGCAAGCGGCATCATGTGCGCTTCTGGGCCAAGAGCCTTGCTGAGACGCAGGCGGAGGTCACATCGTCGCGCTTCTGGCTCAACAAGGATCGGCCGGATGAAAACGAGCGCGTCATCTGGCTCGGCGCCGCCACGCGCGACACCGGATTTTCCCTGACGCGGATGACCTTCCAGATCACCCATGCGACCGATTCCGATACTAACGCGGAACGCACCTATATCATCGGCGCGCTGGCGGCCTGCGGCACCATCGGCGATACGATGCTCTACAAGGCCGGCCAACACCTGCCGGTGAACCATTACGTCACAGACGGCGATGTCGCCTTGGCCGAACTGACGCCAACGTGA
- a CDS encoding YkgJ family cysteine cluster protein, whose protein sequence is MAETLPRACGACSLCCKLLPIAALDKPHDRWCVHCRPGAGGCTIYETRPEPCRSFSCHWLADASFGEHWFPQKAKMLVQVVTVQDANYDQFVDVHVERAAADPWRREPYIGDLERLAAYPRTLVRIFRGDRTFIVRPGETLEVKRA, encoded by the coding sequence ATGGCCGAAACCCTGCCCCGCGCCTGCGGCGCCTGCTCGCTCTGCTGCAAACTGTTGCCGATCGCCGCGCTGGACAAGCCGCACGATCGCTGGTGCGTGCATTGCCGGCCGGGCGCTGGCGGCTGCACGATCTACGAGACGCGGCCCGAGCCTTGCCGCAGCTTTTCCTGTCATTGGCTCGCGGATGCGAGCTTTGGCGAGCATTGGTTCCCGCAGAAGGCGAAAATGCTGGTGCAGGTCGTCACCGTCCAGGACGCGAATTACGACCAGTTCGTCGATGTGCACGTCGAGCGGGCCGCGGCAGATCCCTGGCGGCGCGAGCCCTATATCGGCGACCTCGAACGCCTCGCCGCCTACCCGCGTACGTTGGTGCGCATCTTCCGCGGCGACCGCACCTTTATCGTGCGGCCGGGCGAGACGCTCGAAGTCAAACGCGCCTGA
- a CDS encoding GNAT family N-acetyltransferase, with the protein MCEKLTDFSKLSLPVILDDGTPVTLRAVRDDDAPKIRRAFHTLGPGTIHARFFDQRAEVTEAELLHIIGVDFRRDAALLVTIGAGEDEIVIGGVSYFALDGGDPPLSAELAFTIVDGYQGRGMGNLLMQQIVEIARANGLTYLEADTLADNLAMLHVFQHIGLPMVQRWEGDTVHVRLHVKAQP; encoded by the coding sequence ATGTGCGAGAAGCTGACCGATTTTTCAAAACTGTCGCTGCCGGTCATCCTCGATGACGGCACGCCTGTCACATTACGCGCCGTGCGCGATGACGACGCGCCGAAAATCCGCCGCGCTTTCCACACGCTCGGGCCGGGGACGATTCATGCGCGCTTCTTCGATCAACGCGCGGAAGTCACCGAGGCGGAGCTTCTGCACATCATCGGCGTCGATTTCCGTCGCGACGCCGCGCTGCTGGTCACGATCGGCGCGGGCGAAGACGAGATCGTTATCGGTGGCGTCAGCTATTTCGCGCTCGACGGCGGCGATCCGCCGCTTTCGGCCGAGCTCGCCTTCACCATCGTCGATGGCTATCAGGGCCGCGGCATGGGCAATCTGTTAATGCAACAGATCGTCGAGATCGCTCGCGCCAACGGGCTGACTTATCTCGAAGCCGACACGCTCGCCGACAATCTGGCCATGCTCCACGTCTTTCAGCATATCGGCCTGCCGATGGTCCAGCGCTGGGAGGGCGATACAGTGCACGTGCGGTTGCATGTGAAGGCGCAGCCGTGA